From the Polaribacter tangerinus genome, the window GTAACATCTGGACACTATGAAAAATATGGTGAAGACAGTTTTCAGGCAATTAAAACGCCAAAAATGGATGAGGAGTTTTTATTAAAACCTATGAATTGTCCTCATCACTGTGAAGTTTACAACTTTAAACCCTACTCATATAAAGACCTACCAAAAAGATTTGCAGAATTTGGAACAGTATACAGATATGAACAAAGTGGAGAACTACACGGATTAACAAGAGTAAGAGGTTTTACACAAGATGATGCACATATATTTTGTACTCCAGAACAACTAGACCAAGAGTTTAAAGAAGTTATAGATTTAGTTTTGTATGTTTTTGGGTCTTTAGGATTTGAAGATTTTACAGCGCAAGTATCTGTTCGAGACAAAAATAATTTAGAAAAATATATTGGCGACTCACAAACATGGGAAATCGCAGAGCAAGCAATTATTAATGCTGCTACAGATAAAGGTTTAAATTTTGTTATTGAAGAAGGAGAAGCGGCTTTTTATGGACCTAAGTTAGACTTTATGGTAAAAGATGCTTTAGGAAGAAGTTGGCAATTAGGAACTATTCAAGTGGATTACAACCTACCAAAACGTTTCGATTTATCTTACACAGGCTCAGACAATCAATCTCACAGACCAGTAATGATACATAGAGCACCATTCGGATCTATGGAGCGATTTATAGCTGTATTGCTCGAACACACAGGAGGAAACTTTCCACTTTGGTTAACTCCAGATCAAGTTATCTTATTGCCAATCAGTGATAAATATCAAAAATATGCAGAAAAAGTTTTAGAATCGTTAGAAAATTCCGAAATTCGCGCCCTGGTAGATAACCGAAGCGAGAAAACTGGCCGCAAAATTCGTGATGCAGAAGTAAACAAGATTCCATTTATGGTTATTGTTGGAGAGAAAGAAGCAGAAGAAGGCACTGTATCTGTTAGGAAACATGGAGAGGGAGATTTAGGAACATTTACAATAAGTGAATTTGTAAAAATGCTTAAAGAAGAAGAAAACAAGACCTTAAAAACATTTGGTAAAAAATAGAAATCGTCAAATAATATAAATTTTATCTGCTAAAAGATAAAAATATTGATTATTTTTATAATATAAATAGCGTTGATAAACCAACAAATAAGTTAAATTTAAAAATTATTAGTCATAGCAATACGTAGAAGTAGGTCGAGAAGACCGTTGAGAGTAATCAAAGAAGATCAACATAGAATTAATGAAAAGATTAAATATGTTGATGAAGTTCGTCTGGTAGGCGATAATGTAGAAATTGGTGTATATTCTTTAGAAAAAGCTAAAGAATTAGCAGCTGAACAGGAATTAGATTTGGTAGAAATTTCGCCAAAAGCAAAACCTCCTGTTTGTAAAATTATTGATTACAAGAAATTCTTGTATGAGCAGAAGAAGCGAGAAAAAGCCCTAAAATCTAAAGCAACAAAAGTTACTATTAAAGAAATTAGATTTGGACCGCAAACAGATGAGCATGACTATGAATTTAAGAAAAAACATGCTATAAAATTCTTACAAGATGGCGCAAAACTAAAAGCATTTGTTTTTTTCAAAGGGCGTTCTATCATCTTTAAAGAGCAAGGACAAATACTGTTATTAAAACTTGCCCAAGAATTAGAAGAGTATGGTAAAGTAGAACAGTTACCTAAATTGGAGGGAAAACGTATGATTATGTTTATTGCTCCTAAAAAAGTAAAATAAAAAACATTTTAACAATCTTATAAGCAAGATTAAAACGAAGGGAAATGCCTAAAATGAAAACCAAGTCTAGTGCCAAAAAACGATTTAAAGTTACAGGTACTGGCAAAATCAAAAGAAAGCACGCGTTTAAAAGTCACATCTTAACAAAGAAGTCTAAAAAACGTAAATTA encodes:
- the thrS gene encoding threonine--tRNA ligase, with protein sequence MIKITLPDGTIKDFAINSTPMDVAKSISEGFARNVISANFNGKTVETKTPLTTDGSLILYTFNDEGGKKAFWHSSAHVLAEAILSFYPKAKLTIGPAIENGFYYDVDLGDAVISDKDFKQLEAKFLEIARGKHEFSLRAVSKDEALSLYKKENNEYKVELIENLNDGEITFCDHSNFTDLCRGGHIPNTGIIKAVKIMSVAGAYWRGDEKNNQLTRVYGISFPKQKLLTEYLEILEEAKKRDHRKLGKELELFTFSQKVGAGLPLWLPKGAALRARLEDFLKAAQKKAGYEMVMTPHIGQKELYVTSGHYEKYGEDSFQAIKTPKMDEEFLLKPMNCPHHCEVYNFKPYSYKDLPKRFAEFGTVYRYEQSGELHGLTRVRGFTQDDAHIFCTPEQLDQEFKEVIDLVLYVFGSLGFEDFTAQVSVRDKNNLEKYIGDSQTWEIAEQAIINAATDKGLNFVIEEGEAAFYGPKLDFMVKDALGRSWQLGTIQVDYNLPKRFDLSYTGSDNQSHRPVMIHRAPFGSMERFIAVLLEHTGGNFPLWLTPDQVILLPISDKYQKYAEKVLESLENSEIRALVDNRSEKTGRKIRDAEVNKIPFMVIVGEKEAEEGTVSVRKHGEGDLGTFTISEFVKMLKEEENKTLKTFGKK
- the infC gene encoding translation initiation factor IF-3 → MRVIKEDQHRINEKIKYVDEVRLVGDNVEIGVYSLEKAKELAAEQELDLVEISPKAKPPVCKIIDYKKFLYEQKKREKALKSKATKVTIKEIRFGPQTDEHDYEFKKKHAIKFLQDGAKLKAFVFFKGRSIIFKEQGQILLLKLAQELEEYGKVEQLPKLEGKRMIMFIAPKKVK
- the rpmI gene encoding 50S ribosomal protein L35, encoding MPKMKTKSSAKKRFKVTGTGKIKRKHAFKSHILTKKSKKRKLRLTHDGLVHKSDEANIMQQLNLK